A segment of the Lactobacillus sp. ESL0700 genome:
TTGTGCAAAAACCAGCTTTGGACTTAATAATTCCATTTATTCACCTCCCATTTGTCTTCTTACACCAAATATTTAACCATTTATAAAAGCGCTTTATAAGTAACGCCAAGCAACCAATTTTAGTGCAACTAATTGACTAGCAAAACTAAGACCGTTTTGCATGCGTCATTGATTGCGCGTTATCTTGGCCATAATAGGCATTCTTGCCGTGCTTGCGATAATAGTGTTTGTCCAGTAAATATTGCGGTAATTCACTATTAGCTCTAGTCAATTGCAACGTGTGGTAGTCTTCTTCAGCTACAACTTCCAAAACCTTCGCGTTGTAAACCGCCTTTTGAGGTGTTGCTCCCCAACAAAACGGTCCATGCTGACTAACAAGTGATCCTGGAGTTGCTTCGTAATCTAAATTGCGTTCTTTAAACGTCCGGACAATTGCCTTGCCAGTGTTGCCTTCGTAGTCTTCCTCAATCTCTTTTTGAGTTAAAGCATCAGCTGCAGGAATCGCATTGTAAAATGTATCGGCATGAGTTGTATTCATCGCTGGAATATCCATCTTGGCAGCCGCAAACGATACAGCCCAAGGCGAGTGGGTATGAACAATTCCACCAATTTTAGAAAATGCATTATACAAAACTGTATGCGTTGGTGTATCACTAGAAGGATTCAACTTGCCCTCTACTACTTCACCCTTAAGATTAACTACGACCATATCTTCTGGCTTTAATTGCTCGTACGCTACACCAGAAGGTTTGATAACAAATAAGCCACTATCACGGTCAATTCCCGAAACATTCCCCCAAGTAAACGTTACTAGGTCAAGCTTAGGTAATTGCATATTGGCTTCATAGACTTCTTTTTTCAGCTTCTCTAACATGAGTGCTCCTTTCTAAGTAATCGCTTCCTTAATCATTCAAACATGAAGTACCCTAATCGATAAGTCACGCCAATTAATTATTTTTGGTGCAACTAATTGACTAAGCCGGCTTAAACTAGCAAAAGTCTAAATTAACTTCTTTCGCAGGAAGCAATTTTTGTACTACAATTAAACTAATTACTTACCATTAAAATGATTACATTAGAAAGAACAGCAAATGATCGATAACACACCTCAAAAAATCAAGGCCTACCTTGCAGGCGTCAATTTAAATGATCCTAACTTCGACTACTACATGACTGAGCTAGCCAATTTGACCGCAGCTAACAACATGGAAGTCGTTGGTCAATCACATCAAAACGCCGTCCAAGTTGTGGCCGGAACCTACTTTGGCCTTGGTAAAATCAACGAAATTAAAGATATGGCTCGTGGTCTAAAAGCCAAAGTATTAATTATCAACGACGAACTATCACCAGTGCAAATTCGTAATTTAGAAAAATTAACCAAATTACGAGTAATTGACCGAACAGAATTAATTCTCGAAATTTTTGCTAGTCGTGCCCGCTCCAAGCAAGCCAAATTACAAGTGCAACTGGCACGATTGCAATATGAATTGCCTCGGTTGCACCCTTCAGAAAATAGCCTTGACCAACAGCGCGGCAATGGTGGTTCAACTGGCGGTGGTTTCGCCAATCGTGGTGCTGGTGAGTCGAAGCTAGAAATGAACCGCAGAACAATTGGCAAGCAAATTTCTGCGATTAAAAAAGAGCTGAAGGCTATTGTGGGGCAAGAAGAAATCAAGGCTAAGCGCCGCAACCAAAACCATATCCCCAAGGTTGCTCTGGTGGGCTACACTAACGCGGGCAAGTCAACAACAATGAATGGCTTGTTGCAAGAGTTCAGCACTGAAAATAGCGACAAACAGGTTTTTGTCAAAAATATGCTGTTTGCAACACTAGATACTAGCGTTCGCCGAATTGAATTGGGGAACAATTTCAGCTTCATCTTGTCTGATACCGTTGGTTTTATTTCCAAATTACCTCACAACTTGGTGGAATCATTCAAGGCAACTTTGCAAGAAGCAAAAGATGCTGACCTGCTGATCAATGTTGTTGACGCTGCTGACCCGAACATGATCCAAATGATTCGTACCACGCAAAATGTGCTGGCAGAAATTGGCATCAAAGACATCCCGATGATTACTGCCTATAACAAGGCGGACAAGACCGAGCGTAATTACCCTCAGATTGAAGGCAGTGACATTTTATATGCAGCAACTGATCCAGCCTCAATTAAAATGCTAGCGCAACTGATTACTAAACGCATTTTTGCCAACTATGAACAGCTAAACCTATTGCTCCCTTTAACTGATGGCAAAGAATTAGCTTACTTGCACGAGCACGCTCAAGTAATGGACGAGCAATATCAAGCTGATGGCATTCACGTTTGTGTTCGCTTAGCTCCAGAAAAGCAGGCACAATTTCAAAAATATATTATTTAAATAATTGCAACGCAAAAAACAGTTAGTTGATTTTTACATCATCTAACTGTTTTTTATTAAATATTCTATTCTTTGTACATTTTTTCCTGTTAATGATACCTTGTAGTATTCTTTAACAGGATATTTTTATACAAAAATAGAGACCATAACTTCGCCTCAAATTTCCCAATACTACTCAAGAAAGGTTGGGGCTTTTCTATGTCCTCTATTGATAACTATTCTACTAAGCTTTTATTTGCTATTAAAGATCCTAATCTAACTTTTCCTCATTTTTATTATAATTCTGATCACCTTACCAAAATATTAGTTACCGAACTAACCCTACCTTCAAGCATTTGTCCCAACTTTCAAGCTGCTTTTAAACCACTTCCAATTGAGCCCCATAAGCAAAGCCTATACTGCCATAACTGTCATCATTTTTTATGACTAATAGTTATTCTTTCAATAATCTCTTTGCTAAAGCAAAATCACCCACAGTAGCCGAACCATTATCTTGGATTTCCGGTAGAATAATATATTGTTCAAGTGCAGGAACATGAACATAATTGTTCAATATTTTAGCAAAATCACAACGCACCTTTTGTAAAAATTCCTCACTAGTTACGCCACCGCCAAAAATAATTTTATCTGGCCGCAAAATCAGTGTAACTTGCAAAGCTGCTTGCGCCACATAATAGCTCATGATGTCCCAAGTTGGATCAGATAAAGGTACTTCCTTACCAGGTTTATTTAAGCGAGCTTCAAATGTCGGTCCAGAAACCAAACCCTCAAGACAATCTTGGTGAAATGGGCAAACACCAGCAAAATTCAGGTCATTTGGGTGCCGCTTAAGCAAAACATGCCCCATTTCCGGATGTCCTTGAGTACCAATAAGCTTGCCATCAATAATGGCGCCACCGCCTACACCTGTACCAATTGTGTAATAAACTAGGCTGTCAATGTTCTCATTACCTAACAAAGACATAACATATTCTCCATAGGCTGAGCCATTAACATCCGTAGTAAAGAACATTGGCACATTAATTTTAGACTTTAAATAGCCAACAAAATCTGTATTTTGCCAACCTGCTTTTGGTGTATCCGTAATAAAACCGTAGTTAGGCGCTGTTGAACGTACTTCAATCGGACCAAACGAAGCAATTCCAATTGCGTCAACAGCAAATTTTTCAAAATAATCAGCCGTTTTTCTTAATGTTTCTTCAGGCGTAGTTGTAGGAATGGTAAGTTTATCTTTAATTTGATAATTCTCATTACCAATTGCACACACAAATTTCGTTCCCCCAGCTTCAATTGATCCTAAAATCATTTGCTTAACTCCTTTATAGTTTTTATTTAAAGATTGACTTTAAACGATAATTAATTCCACTTATTTTTTCACTTGCAGAAATTTTAATGCTTATTAACTCATTTGAAAATTCACACTTGTTAGTAAAGACATATTTCCCATCATTTATAAAAACTTCTGTTAGACCGTTATCAATGTACAAGTCAATCTTTTTTATTTTATTTACCTTTTCAATTTTGTTAACATGATTTCTAATTTCATCATGAACATCAATTTTTAAAGCCTCATTATAATTTATTATATATTCTGCCTTAGGCGAAACAATTTTAATAATAAAATTTTGAGGTAAACTTGTAAACAAAAATTCAGATACACTAGAATAATGTTGAGAATCTTGAATTAACGTTCCACTGTCTATTCGAAGATTATTCATTTCTGAAATAGGATTTAATAGCAGCTTTTCATTCTTTTCTTGCAAAAACCTTGGTAGCGTTAAGGCACCGATACTCATAAAATTATGTTTTTTCTCTTTTTCCTGCTCTTCTGGCAAACCAAACCAACCAATTAATATTCTGCGCCTATTAATTGGATCATAAATGGTTTGCGGAGCATAAAAATCATACCCAAAATCAATTTTTTTACCGTCAGGTAAACTTGAGTTTAAAGGAAAGTCATTTTCTATATAATACAAAGTATTAAATCCATGTTTTTCAGTAGTTTTTATTCCCTTAGGTGAGCCTAAAATAACGCTTTTTTCAGCAATAGAAAAGTAATCTGGGCATTCAATCATATTACCTAAGTCCTTATTTTTATTAATAAGTTTACCAACATAGTTCCAGTTCTTATAAATATTTTTAGCTCTATAAAGAAGCAATTGACCTCTACCCTCAATACTCTCACTTCCAACTAAAATATAATAAGAATCATTTTTTCTAAAGATTTTAGGATCTCTAAAGCGCTGAGTGCTTATTTTTGCATCCCGTTTGATTACAGGATTATTCTGATACTTTTTAAAATGAACTCCATCTGTACTTTCAGCTAGACAAATTGTTTCTTCATAAGAGTCCCTAACATTTCTATGTCCGGCATATGCTAAAACTAATTTATTTTCTATCACTATTGCACTACCTGAAAAGCAACCGTTTTGGTCATAAGTTTCATCTGGCGCTAGCGCAAAATCTATTTGTTTCCAAGTAATCAAATCTTTTGATACAAAGTGCCCCCAAAAAATATTATCAGTGTTTGTCGCAAATGGATTATTTTGAAAAAACACATGATACATGCCTTTAAAAAATACTAATCCATTAGGATCATTTGACCAACCAGAGTTCGGAGACAAATGATATGTGTATCTACGTTTTTCAGTAGTTTGCAAAGTTTGATTTGCTTTTTGAATCAAATTCATTAAATATTTCTCCATGTCTTTATAAACAATAAAAGTAGTAAGAATGTGTTCTTACTACTTTTAATTTTATTCGTCATCTGCATTGCCTAAAGAATTCAATTTTTCTGTATAGCTTTGCAATTTACTACTTTCAAAAAGCTTAGGAACAGCCTTTTCCACAGAGAAACCTTGATTTTTCAAGTTTACTGCTTCAATTAAAGTTGGCATATTAACGCCAGCTAATATTTCTGAATCCTTACCTACTAAAGACATTCTTTTAACAATTTCATTAAAAGGAGTCCCATAGGGTAAATCTGCTAAAAATAAAACATTTTCACCCTTAACAGAATTTACTGCTTGATCCATTCTTTTTTGAAATGAAGCTAAGCCATCTTCACCTATGCTGACCGTAATAATATCGTTTTCTTCAGGAAAGAAAAGCTTTAATGACTCTCTCATCGCAGCAGCAAAAGGTCCATGTGAAGCAATAACTATTTTAAACAAATCTTTTCTCCCTTTTTAAATTTAAATTATATCCTTTAAATATACTTTCTTATCGGTTGGTACCATTATTGCAGTAATTTCAACCCCACGGTCTAGTAACTCATGAAAAGCTGCTTCTTCTTCAGGAGTTATGCTAACACTAGCTTTAATATGGCGTGTATTATCCCTAGTAGACATATTACCAACGTTAATCTTATGAATATCTAAGCCATTATCAATAAGTCTAACCAATGTTTGTGGGTCTTTAGCGATAACTAACACACGTTGGCCTTTATACTTACCGTTTTTAATATTATTAGTTGCTTTTTCTTCTGAAATTAATGACGTCGAAACGTTTGATGGAGCTGCTATTCTAAGCATTGTCTTTTGAACCTCATTTTGAGATACTTCATCATTAATAACCATTATTCTTGTTGCACCCAATTCGTTGGTCCACAATGTTGCAACTTGACCGTGAATTAGCCGATCATCAATTCTAATATGAATTATACCTTCCATAACAATATCCAACTTTCTTTAACTATTATTTCATTATTCCTAACACATATAATACGATAGCTAACACGATTATAATTAAAATAATGTAAATTGGTTTAACTTTTTTACCTAATAAGTAATAAACACCAAATACCAATGCAGCAGGTAATAAACCTGGCATAATTTGATTTAAAATTTGATTACCTGTCATGGTTAAAGAGCCCTGCTTAAACTTTAATGCTAAGTTAGGTTTTACAACAGTAGGTATCAATCCACCAACAACCATCAAGCCCAAAATTGAAACACTTTCCGTAATTAATTTCATTTTGGTTTCAATTGAAGTAAGTAAACTAGTTCCTGATTTCATACCTGCCTTAAACAACGGAATACCTAATGCACGAAGTAACCAAGTAACAATAAACCATAAGAAAATTCCTAACGGGCTTCCACTTAAAGCCATGTTAGCAGCAATAGCACCAAAGATTGTCCAAGGAATAACAACAAAAACACTATCACCTAATCCGGCTAACGGCCCCATCAGACCTGTCTTAAGACCCATGATTGTTTTTAAACTCTTGGATTTTTCTTTCTCTTCAATTCCTATGTTCATTCCTAATACATAAGGAGCAAGATATGGATTAGTATTAAAGAATTGCAAATGAGTTTTTACGGATTCTTTTAAGCCCTTAGGGTCACCTGCATAATTTTCTTTTAAAAAAGGCAACATTGAATAGGTATATGCTAGCCCCATCATCTTTTCATAGTTTAATGAGGCACCACCATTTAAAATCCATCTAAATAAAACACGATTCTTTGTTTTATTACTTACTTTATTATTCATCTTCGTCCATACCTCCTGTACTTTGCAGATTATTTTGTGATTCACTATTCTTCTTATACAAGATTAATGCAACAGCTGCACCAGCTAAAGCAATTCCTAGCACACTCATCTTCAAATACACTGCGGCAATAAAACCAATAATTAAGTAACCAAAATAGCTTTTTACAGGTAAGTAGCGTAGTAATAAGCCAATACCTAATGCAGGTAGCAAATTACCAGCAACACTTAAACCACCAGTTACCCATTGCGGAATGAATGCAATGATAGCTTTTACCAATGAAGGACCTGCAATAACTGTCAGTAAAACAGGTAATCCTGAAGCTAACATTGTAGTAACTACACCACAAATTTGCATTATTTCAATTTTTCCATATTTTTCTTCGTCAACATATTTCTCAGCTTTGTTTTGGAAATAAATATTAATTGTCCACTTCAAAACATCAAGTTCTACCATAAGCATTGCAACTGGGATAGCTAAAGTAATTCCAATTGCTGCTTTTTGACCTGTTGTTATTGCAATATATGTTCCGATCAATGCAGCTGTTTGATAATCTGGTACAGATGCACCACCAAAACTAGAAATTCCTAATGTCATTAACTGGAGCGTCCCACCAATATACAATCCAGTAGAAACATCACCTAAAATTAAACCAACCAGAAATCCAGCAACTACAGGTTGTGAAGTACCAATCATTGGGCCATTTTTATCATAATTAATAAAGAACCCATATATCACGATCAGTGCTATTTGCCAAAATTGTACATTCACTATAAATCCTCCTCTATACGGTTAAGTATCACTAACAAATTATTAGTTAGCAAATTATCATTCATAAATCTATTAGCAATTTTTATGCCAAGTTATAACAAAAAAAGCATGACTGACAAAAAAACTTATCAGTCATACTAAATTAACGATGATTAAAAATAATTTGATCAATATAAACTAACTCCGAAATAGGAATTTTCACACTATAATTATCTTTTATCACACTAAATGCCGCTTCAATTTTTTCTAAATCCTGTCCATATTTTTTGGAAAACTCTTTTTCATAGTCGGAGCTAAGATTATTAGCTTCTTTTCTGATTAACCTTTCAATCAAATAACTAATGTGAACGTACAACGTGAATTTTTTCTGATTTGACAATGTTATTGCAAATTTTCTTTCTATTACTTGCAGAAAAATTGTAATATCCTCAATTATCTTGGACGCATCCAAAATAGTTACTGAATTAATCGTTCTTTCCAATGAAAAGTTCTTAACTAAATCATTAGAAATATTGGCAATTTCATGATCCGTAAATACATTACCCAACCACTTTTTAAATTGAGCTGTACCCTTATCAGAGAGTATTTTTTCCAAAAAAATAAAATCTATTCCAGTAATTTCAGGGTCTTCAGTACCAATAATCCCTAAAACATTGTACATTTTTTTAATAGTCTCAACCTTATGAATATCTTTCAAAGCTTGATATTCATAGGGAACTATTTTTATTTTTTTACTATCTGGCAAACATCGTTCTAACATTCTTGCAACATGTGTAGCAGTACCGATACCAGAATAGCAAGTAGTTAATATTGCTTTAGGCCGATTAGTTTCCGGATAAGTTAACTTGATTTCCAACTTGCTAATCTTTTGCGCTGCTTGACTAATTTCACGAAAACTTTGCTTTTTTAGAATACTCTCTCCTACTTCAAGTGCTAAAGTAGTAGAAACGTTATTCATTAAGAGAACAGGAGCATTTATCTGCCTTGGAAATAATTTCTCGATTTCCTTCAATGAACCCATATCAACTAAAATAATCAGACCGTTCTTAACATCATTATTTTCGCTGTAATCAATAATTTCGTTAGCAATTTGTTGTGCACTAACATTAAGTGGCATATCAAAAGCATCTAAAATATGGGTATTAAGCAAGCGATTTACAACATTAGCAATACTGCCAGCAGTGGCATAACCATGAGCTAGTACAATCGCCTTAATTAAACCTGTTTTTGTAATTATCTCTAATTTATTCAAATAAACAGTTAAAAATACATAGTCTACTTCATTTAATTCAATATCTAAATTATCCCTGATTAAATTAATTAGCTTCGTAACATAAACATAAACGTCTGCATATTGTTGCTGGACATTCCTATTCAACTTTAGCAGAATTTCTTTATTAGCAAACTCATCAATATTCCATTGAATCTTCTGACGTTCAAACAAATAGTAACTAATCGCATAAATGGCATTACCACTAATTTTTAGTTGATAGGCATTGGTTAACTGATCAAAAAGATGTTTGACACTTTCAATAATATAAGACAATAAAGGGATTTGCTTGCTGTTATCTTTTTCAAATAATAGAGTGTCAAATAGCTGATATACAACTTGTTTAAGTTTCGATTCGCATTGCCGCAAATCATAATTACTTTGCTCATAAGTCGAAGTTAACTGCTGCAAACTATTAAGAAAAATTTTCTTTTCTGGAAAACTTTGCGCAATCAAATCATCAATTTCAGTTTCATTGGTTATCCTCACAGATTTTCCTGGATTATGATAGAGCTCATTTTTGCTCTTAGCTAGCACATCAGATGGTAACTGATAAGCTGTGATGTTTATTTCAGCTTTATGTTGCTGTTCAGCATTTGCTTGCGCAATTGTCATTCTAACTGCATTCTTTAAGCTCCCAATATTACCTATTGGTTGATAATTAGCTAGTATATCTAAAACTTGATCACTAATTATTAGCGGTTTAGCAACCTTTTTTTGTTCATTATTAAGCAATGTATAAACTAAATTTAAGCGTTCATCTTTACTTCTCTGACTAAGTGGAGGCAAAGTAATCTTTACAGGAATTCTACGCATAAATGTTGTTAAAAAACTAGTTTCTAAATCTTCGGTAGTTGCAAAGCACAGACGAACATTTACTTTTTTCCCTTTTTTAGTTTCACCTACTGGATAAATAAGGCCCTGGTCTAAATACGTAAATAATTTTTCTTGTCCTTTTGGCCCTAAACGATGAACCTCATCCAAAAATAGAATTCCACCATCTGCTTCAACAAAAGCTCCCTGATGATCACTATCAGCACCAGTGAAAGCTCCTTTAGTATAGCCAAACAAATTACTAGTTAATAGTTCAGGATTATCAGCATATTGGGCGCAATTAATAGTAATAAACGGAGCATTATGAGCAATAAGTTTGTAATTGCGACAAAAACGATTAATCAAACTTACTAAGTAACTTTTACCAGTACCACTTTCACCAGTAATCAACAAAGGTAACCCATTGTTGGGATATAAAATAGCAGCCCTAACACGCTCAATACTTTCTTTTAAACTTGGATTGATTTTGGTAAAGCTTTTAAAAATATCTTGTGTTTTATTTTCAATTTCACTCACTGACTTATAGCAATTTTTTTGCAATTTAAAATTCTGACGTTCAAATTCATTCTTATGAAAGTAATACACTGGTCGTGAATCGACTTTAACCAATTTTTTCTCATTATTTAATTGATTTAAATAAACACTGACAGTATTACGTTTAGCATTTAATTGCTTAGCAATTCCATTAGCCGTATATTCTTCTCCTAGATTTTCTATGTCGATTGTCTTAGTTTGTCTTTTCAAATAATTAAGAATTTCGTTTTTTAACATAATAGCCCTTCATTACATATTTTAATTTGATGGGTGCGCTAGTAGAGTTATATTTTTAATTCTAGCTTTAATTATTATTTTTTAAAGTTATAGTAGATAATAAAATGAAGTTGAACACTTTGGTTAATTAAAAAATAAAAAGTCCATTGCACTTCTTTAATAGAATATAATTAATACAAAATTTTCTAGAAAGAAGTTAACAATGAACTTTTTATATTTTACCATACCTGCCCATCTTAAAGATAAGCATCCCTCGTTTGAAAATCACGTAACCATTTAGGTTTTATATCTCCACGAACAATCTTTACGTCAAATCGTCCAAACTATTTTCTGTTCAAATTGAACTTGCAATTTACGTAAATATTCTATTATAAAACTCGTTTAGCCACACACGGGTAAAAGTATGAGCTAAGAGTCTGTAAAACTACGCCCTGCTCAGGAGTTGCTGCACTAACATATTGGTTATCACCAACATAAATCGCCACGTGATAAGGTGCGTCCGTCGAACCCCAAAAGAGCAAATCGCCCGGCTGCAATTGACTCATATCAACTGTCGTGCCAACCTTGACCTGATCTGTTGTGACTCGTGGCAGACTAACGCCGCCAACTTGATTATAGACATATTGCACTAAGCCCGAGCAATCGAAGCTGTCGGGACCATCGCCGCCCCAAACGTAACTTTTACCAACTTGACTTTCAGCTAAATTAACGACTGCCTTAGCTCGCTGACTAACATTACCGCTGACAACCGTATTGGCAACTGTCGTCACGGTATTATTAGCAGCAGGCTTACTCTCAACTGGTTTACTAGCTGCTGGTGCCGTAGCTTTAGCAGGTTTAGTTTTTTTGGGCTTTTTGGCTGGAACCTGAACTTGCGGTTTAGAAGTTGCCGCAGCATCAGCGTTAGCCGTTACTTCTACTGTATAGCGGGCTTCGATCCACTCATCAACGCCAACCTTGTACCATAATTTACCTTTTTTATCGACCGCGGTGTCAGCAACGTTCCACTTGCTGGCATTTTTTGCCCGAAAATTAATGAGTCGCCCGCCCTCATAATTCGTCCATATTTTAATACTTTTACCGGGTAAATAATTAATCTGAACCTGCTTAATTGGTTCTTTTAATGTTGCCGCGTTAACTGCCTTTTGCGGAGCAACAGTAGCAATGCCTGTTAAGGTTAAAGCCGCTGCTAGCCCCATTTTCAAAAAATTACGTTTCATTAACATTGGCTCTCCTTTTTTTGGTAGCGAAAAGTGCTTATAATTCGACCTATAACTTTATTTTAATCGACTGAAATTTTTAATCAAGTCATGGCATTTAAGAATACAAAAAAGGCACCTAGAAAGATTTTTCTAAATGCCTCATTTTATTTTAGCTTTTAATTAAGAACCCGTTTAGCAACTGATGGATAGAAGTATGAACTAAGAGTTGCCTTAATAACACCCTGCTCTGGTGTTGCCGCATGAATGAACTGATTGTTACCGATGTAAATTCCTACATGGTATGGTGAATCAGCTGAACCCCAGAAAAGCAAGTCGCCAGGCTTCAAATCTTGCATTGAAACTTCCTTACCTTGCTTAACTTGAGTATAAGTTGTGCGCGTTAAATCCTTGCCAATAGCTTGGTTATAAACATACTGAACTAAGCCAGAACAATCAAAGCCGCTTGGACTAGTGCCGCCCCAAACATAAGCCTTACCAACTTCTGCCTTAGCTAATTTAACAACTTTCTTAGCTTGCTTAGTTGAAGTTGCCACGTGCTTAGCAGCTACACTGCCTTTGACCGTGTATTGCGCTTGAATCCATTGATCAGGACCAATTTCATACCAAACATTTCCTTTGGCATCTGTTTCACTGTCAATTACATTAACAACAGTGCCATGTTGAACTCTTTGACCAGTGAAAGTTGGATTTTCGTAACTATTCCAGATATTAATTCCATATCCCGGAACATAATTAACCGTGACTTTATTAGTCGCAGCTGCAACATTTGATGTCATCGAATTTGCATTAACAGCATTGACAGCCGCAATGCCAGTAATAGCAAGAGCTGCAGCTGTAGTGAATTTAGCTATATTACTCTTAATTTTCAAAATCAAATTCTCCCATTTACACTAAATGGTTGAAGAAAGACCAACCATTATTGTTATACTTCTATCATTACATTGTAAATTTTACTCGTGTTATATTACATAAATGTTACAAAACAGATACTAGTATGTAAAAAGCCCTTTCATAAAATAATTTTCCGAAAAAGCTC
Coding sequences within it:
- a CDS encoding C40 family peptidase → MKRNFLKMGLAAALTLTGIATVAPQKAVNAATLKEPIKQVQINYLPGKSIKIWTNYEGGRLINFRAKNASKWNVADTAVDKKGKLWYKVGVDEWIEARYTVEVTANADAAATSKPQVQVPAKKPKKTKPAKATAPAASKPVESKPAANNTVTTVANTVVSGNVSQRAKAVVNLAESQVGKSYVWGGDGPDSFDCSGLVQYVYNQVGGVSLPRVTTDQVKVGTTVDMSQLQPGDLLFWGSTDAPYHVAIYVGDNQYVSAATPEQGVVLQTLSSYFYPCVAKRVL
- a CDS encoding C40 family peptidase, coding for MKIKSNIAKFTTAAALAITGIAAVNAVNANSMTSNVAAATNKVTVNYVPGYGINIWNSYENPTFTGQRVQHGTVVNVIDSETDAKGNVWYEIGPDQWIQAQYTVKGSVAAKHVATSTKQAKKVVKLAKAEVGKAYVWGGTSPSGFDCSGLVQYVYNQAIGKDLTRTTYTQVKQGKEVSMQDLKPGDLLFWGSADSPYHVGIYIGNNQFIHAATPEQGVIKATLSSYFYPSVAKRVLN